CAATTTTCATTCCAAACCTGGAATTTTGGCCTGTCCCGAGCCCCGGGAATGTTTTTCCCTGCTCCAAGGCCTCGTTGTTTGTGCATTCCCGGCCTTTCCTTGAGtttttgagagaaaaagaagcttTTTGTGCAGcaaaattggggatttgggggtgttcAGGGCTGAATTCCAAGTGCTGGGTTTGTGTTTCCCCATTGGGAGCAGCAAAATTCCAAAGGTTTTGGAGGAATGGGGGTAAAACAGGGCCCTGCCATCCATTTTTCTGGGatgaattcccaaaaatcccaaattcctgtcAGGAAAAGGCAGAGTGCAGCCTCTTTATTTACATCTCCCTTTCTAAAAGCAGCTTTTaattcctggggctgcagccagacgAAATCTGGAAGATTTTTACCCAGATTTTATTCTTTTacccatttttttaaattttattttatattttactaaatattttattttattacacaTATTTGTAATTTTAATCCATATTTGACATATTTTACccctatttaatatttttttacccaattttgattttttttacccatttttttATCTGATAATTGCCCTTGggctcttccagggatggggcagccacagcttttctgggaattccattccagggcctctcagggaggaatttcttcccaatatcccatctaccACCTTTTTCCTGGGAAATTCTGCCTCTGACCCTTTGTCCTGGGAAGATTCTGATCGTTTTTCCCTGGAAGTTTCTGGCCTTTATCCTTGGGATATTTTGGCTCCGACTCTTTATCCCAGGAAGATTTTGGCTCTGACCTTTTGTCCTGGAAGGCTCTGACCATTTTTCCTTGGAAATTCTGGCTCTGGCCGTTATTCCTCGGAAGGTTTTGGCCCTGCCCCGTTGTGCTGGCAGGCTctgacccttttccctgggTTATTTTGGCTCTGACCCTTTGTCCCGGTGGCTCCACCTTCCCGTTCCGCGCTGTGGTTTCGCTGCAGCTCAGGGTTGTcattttcaggctcctttctcTGTGTCCTGCAGCGAGAATTCCTCTCCCTGCACACCCAAAATGTGCTCGGGCCAGTTCTGCCAGCAAAGCCGGGCTTAGGGCGGCTCGGTTTAAACCACATGGCCCCAGCTCGGGTTTATTTTGCTGCCCGGGAGGGGTTTCTCTGCAATCCTGCAATCCTTCCACCCTCCTGGCCTTAAAAACCCATGTTTAGACCCAAAAATCTTAAACCCagcgggctgggctgggcttaGAGCAGCCCTGTTTAGTGGAAGGGGCTCAAGCTGGGTTTAAGGTCATTTCCCCCAGACCATTTTGGGATAAACCCAAATTCCCCTGGGggaaattttccttttccagcagtGCCTGAAGCTCCCAACCCAACTGATGCTTGCAGCATCAGCCAAAACAGCAGGAATCGAGCCCAGAACGGGTTTtgcccttttccctgcccttttccaggaGGAGCATGAAGAGGAAGGCCATGTTCACCTGTCCCTTCAGCGGGGACTGCCACATCACCAAGGACAACCGGCGGCACTGCCAGGCCTGCCGGCTCAAGCGCTGCCTGGACATCGGCATGATGAAGGAGTGTGAGTGTGCCCGTCCTGGGAGTGACCTGGCACTGCTCCCGgggccctggctgtgcctctgccacctccctgctgccagggctgccaccaGGAACCTCCCCGGGGGATGCaaagggcaggggaagcagCGGGTAATGATTGAGAGGAGCTGGTTTAATGATTCCTTCCCATCCTGGAGTTGTGTTCTCATGGATTCTCCTGGTTTTTGAGCTCCATGACTCCCACTGGCTCTGAAAATCCTCTTTTCCAGCATTTTCCATGCTCCACGGGGAGAGCTGGATAAGCTTCCCCGTCCCCATGGAGCCAGGTTGGgttttcctcttctccctctgggatttttttttcctgacccTTTTTTCCATGTGGGATAAAGCAGGGACTTAAGTCAACAGCAGAAGGAATTAAAGCGGTTTTTAAGCCCAGTCCAAACACACAAATGTGGCCcaaatgtttgttttctccGGGTGTATTTAGAGATAagtggcttttaaaaataaaacatatttgaggtgctggggaggagctgggTGCTCCTGGAGAGCTCCAACCAAACATTTTCTGCTGGGAGATTGTGGCCAGGCTGTCCATGgagctgggaatttgggatatGGAGGCAGGGCCCTTTCCCTGATGTGCTAATCAGGGCACAAACAGAGCCTGATGTCACCCCAGGGCCTCCAGAAAAATCAGAATCTGGAGTGTTtgcggggggaaaaaaagcttacATTTCCAATGATCCTGATGGGAATCTCTGGATTTTATTCTTTGGGATGGGCAGGTTGATGAGGGAGGAAAAGGCCACATCCcaccctggctgtccccaaattttggggagcTGTCCCTGGTTTTTGAGGAGCCCCTAATGAGAGAAGTGCTTTAATTAGTACCAGCAGCCAATTAATTACCCAGGAAGGGCTGGCAAGTTGCTGGGCAGCAATTCCAGGGGGTTTTCTCCAGGTTTTCTCCATGCTTTCCCCACAGGAGTTAACGTGTAAACAGCCCCGTTAGCAAATCCTGCCTGCATTAACCAAAACTGACCCAGACAGGCTAAAAATAGCTAAAAATGGACTTTGCCGCTGGAAAAATGAGGGAGGACGGAGGGTTTGGGTTATTTTTAGGTGGAAGAAGGGAATCAGGAAGGCTTTGAGGCCTTGTTTTCCACAGGGTATTGGGATTCAGGGCTGGGAATGTGGGgtagggaggaagaggagcagggcAGATCCTTGTGCCGGGGTTGATTTGGGCTCTTCTCACCTCTGGAATTTGGGGGTTGGggtccctccctggctgccagtCCCAGtttggggcaggaggagccggGTTTGGCCAGCCGAGGGGTTTGGTGACCCCAACTCTCCCAGCCCCATGCCAGGCCCTGGCAGCCCAGGTCACCACATGGCATTTCCAGAGAATATTTGTGGGTTTCTGCCTGTCTGGGGACAAACGGGGCAGAGAAAACCCCTCCAGGccttgggatttgggatttctcCCATGTCCCCTCCTTGCTGCTTTCTCCCCTTGCACAAGGGCCTGGGAAATCCTTTTTTCCACCTGCTGGGCGGCCAGAAAATGTGGAATTACCCCTTCCCTGCCTTCTTCCAgctgcctggagctgaggaAGGGGTGTCTGTCTCTCAGGGATGTTGGGGCTCCCTTGGATCCTTCCCTAataatccccaaaaatccttcTCCACGGATTTTAACAGCTCCTGCTCTTTGTGCAGCGCCAGGGACCCGGTGCAGGCCGAGCCCCTCTGATGCTTTTTGTGATAAAAACTGGGAAGGGGAAATGGCAAAATCCCGATTTTCCTCCCCGATGGTGGAGGTGGGAGCGACCTTTTGGCTCCTCATGAGGTGTCCCAGGCCCCTCTGAGATTGTGCAAGGCTGGGGAATGGAAAATGGAGAACGGAAAATCGCCCTGGGCCAAAGGAGCAGGCGAGGCCGAGGCCTCCTTGGCTCGAGCTCCTCCTGCTGACCTCTCGCCCCAAATTCCACCTTGACTCTCCCAGCACGGGGTCCCTGCACCAGGGAATTCAAAAACAGCCCCTGGGGGTGTccagtccctggggaaaggAGTTCCCTTTGCTCAGCCCTGCTTTGAGGGGCCTCTGTTGTGATTTCTGCAGCTCCCCGGTGCCtttgtcccttccagcccctctgaggctgctcagggcttggAGTGCTTGATAAAAAAGTGAAGATTTCAGCCCAAATtgtccccagctgctccttttcCCTGAACAAACAGGCCCAGCCTTGCGTGGAGCCCAACCTTTGGCCGCTGCTGAGCGCCGCCACCCCAATAAAAGCCATAAATCCCCAACCCTGAGGGCGGGGGAGCCTTGGCTGTGCCTTGACcttaaaaatcagattaaaacTGCCCTGAAGCAGTGCTGGACACCCCTGGTGGCAGCTGGGAGCCGAGGGTTTCAGGATTTGAGAGTGCCGAGCAaacagggagggagcagagcgggcacagggctggcatgGCCTCGGTGCCCCCagagcctcaggaaaaaaaaaaaaaaagcaccagaaacctcctgggcacagcaggaaaccAGGGACAAAGGGGTTTTGCAGGTGGCAAAAGCGATTTTCCAGGGTTCCAATCCCTAATTCCGCCCCTTTTTCTCTCGCAGTCATCCTTACGGACGAGGAGGTGCAGAGGAAGCGGGAGATGATcctgaagaggaaggaggaggaagcgCTGAGGGAAAGCCTCAAGCCCAAActctcagaggagcagcagaaagTCATCGACATCCTGCTCGAGGCCCACCGCAAAACCTACGACCCCACCTACGCTGACTTCACCAAATTTCGGGTACTGACCCCAAAAATGTCTTTTATCCCTCAAATTCCCTCTGCAAAATCCACAGacccctctgccagccccgttCCTCAAGgagttttctctgttttctcccccagccccccgtgaggagccaccccagcagcagaggggccaCAAAATCCTCGTCCCTCCTCACCCAGGACCTGTCCTCGGAGGATTCCTCGGATCTCTTCAGCTCTGAGGCCTTCAGCACattcccaggtgtgccccagctcctccaggcccCAAACTGGGATTGGGAGCCAGGGAGGGATCCCAGGATTTGGCTTGGGCTGGAGGTGACGCCTcaaaccaccccaaattccAGGGGTGGGGAACGGTAGTGCCAGAGACCAAATTAACCCTGGCATGAGGGTCTGCCCTCCTCATCCTGCATTCCCAGACTGGGATCCCAAACCAGTCCTGAACCCTAACACCCTGTGGAGAACGTGGCCTCAAAACAACCCAGATTTCCTCCCCTCACCCCTGCAGGGCTCACAGGGGCGGAACTGCAGCCCCTCCACCCAGATCTGGCATTGCAGAGCCTTTGTTCAGctcctggggggctctggggcacagACCCCACCATGGTGCCCTCCTCAGagccttccagagcctttggggGCTCTCTGGGGCACAGACCCCGCAGGGATCCCTCCTCAGAGCCTTTGGGGGCTCTCTGGGGCACAGACCCCGCGGGGTTCCCTCCTCAGAGCCTTTGGGGGCTCTCTGGGGCACAGACCCCGCGGGGATCCCTCCTCAGAGCCTTTGGGGGCTCTCTGGGGCGCAGACCCCGCGGGGATCCCTCCTCAGAGCCTTTGGGGGCTCTCTGGGGTGCAGACCCCGCGGGGTTCCCTCCTCAGAGCCTTTGGGGGCTCTCTGGGGCGCAGACCCCGCGGGGATCCCTCCTCAGAGCCTTTGGGGGCTCTCTGGGGCGCAGACCCCGCGGGGATCCCTCCTCAGAGCCTTTGGGGGCTCTCTGGGGCGCAGACCCCGCGGGGATCCCTCCTCAGAGCGTTTCCCTGGCGCAGAccccgcggagccgccgccgttCCCGGGCCTGGCGCTGCCGGAGGAGCAGGACGAGAGCTCCTCGGTCAACCTGGAGTTCtcgcagctctccatgctcccACACCTGGCTGACTTGGTCAGCTACAGCATCCAGAAGGTGATCGGCTTCGCCAAGATGATCCCGGGGTTCAGGTGAGGCCGCGGATCCCAAATTCGCTGTTTCCCGCTGCCGGGAATCCCGTGCTGCCCTTCCCAGCCattcctcagctctgctctctggctCTCCCCCTCCCTGGGGTTCTCCCCTTTTCCCAATACCCTGGAAAACGCAGGCAGATTCCACCAGGGAGACACCCAGAGCACCTGAGGGGCCTCAGCCTAAGTTCATTCCAAGATTTGGGGTAAAAGCACACCTGAAAAAAGCCCTGGAATGGAAATTCCTGGTGTGGGGCCTCAGCCTAAGTTAATTCCAAGATTTGGGCCAAAAACACACCTGAAAAAAGAACCCAGAATGGGAATTCTTGAGGAGGAGCCTCAGGTTCTGTTCATTCCAAGACCTGGGGCAAAAAAcacacctaaaaaaaaaaaaacagaatggGAATTCTTGAGGAGGAGCCTCAGGTTCTGTTCATCCAAGATCTGGGGCAAAaatgcacctgaaaaaaaaacctggaatGGGAATTCCTGGGGAGGGAGCCCCAGATGAGGGCCTGGTGAGAGCAGcctgggggtggcagctcctgtcccctgtgtcccccgaGCTCCCCATCCAGAGGGCAAatcctcctgcagggagctgtcTGTGGAGGACCAGATCGTGCTGCTCAAGTGCAGCGCCATGGAGGTGATCATGCTGCGCTCCAACGAGTCCTTCACCCTCGAGGACATGTCCTGGACCTGCGGCAGCAGCGACTTCAAGTACAGGGTCAGCGATGTCACCCAGGGTAAGGGAGTGCCAGCCCCAAACCCCGAAATTCCCTGACTTTGCCCCTGTTGGGCCTTCTCTCTGCGCCTGGCTTTGTGCTGAGAATGGGGCTGGGTCCTGCCCCAAATTCTGGGGGTTTAGGGGGTGACAAGTGCTGCTTCAAGGTCTGCAGTGCCACCTCCACAAtggccccagtgccaccccaacgtgtctgaaaaaatccccttccagaggaaaaataatCCCCTTCCAAAGGGAAAGATCCCCTTCCAGAGACCCCTGAGGCTCCGTTCTCTTTGCAGCCGGGCACagcatggacctgctggagccgctggtgaaATTCCAGGTGGGGCTGAAGAAGCTGAACCTGCACGAGGAGGAGCATGTGCTGCTCATGGCCATCTGCATCCTGTCCCCAGGTAGGGacaaacccaccccaaaccctaaAATCCCAcagaagggaggggaaaaaccccaaatcccaaaaacccacaaaagggagggaaaaacccTAAGTATAGCTGGCCCTAAAAAGGGACAAAAGGGAGGGAATCAGCCCAAACCCTAAAAACCCACAAAGGGGAGagaattccccca
This is a stretch of genomic DNA from Passer domesticus isolate bPasDom1 chromosome 31, bPasDom1.hap1, whole genome shotgun sequence. It encodes these proteins:
- the VDR gene encoding vitamin D3 receptor, yielding MDPGASSTSVADPAGDCERNVPRVCGVCGDRATGFHFNAMTCEGCKGFFRRSMKRKAMFTCPFSGDCHITKDNRRHCQACRLKRCLDIGMMKEFILTDEEVQRKREMILKRKEEEALRESLKPKLSEEQQKVIDILLEAHRKTYDPTYADFTKFRPPVRSHPSSRGATKSSSLLTQDLSSEDSSDLFSSEAFSTFPDPAEPPPFPGLALPEEQDESSSVNLEFSQLSMLPHLADLVSYSIQKVIGFAKMIPGFRELSVEDQIVLLKCSAMEVIMLRSNESFTLEDMSWTCGSSDFKYRVSDVTQAGHSMDLLEPLVKFQVGLKKLNLHEEEHVLLMAICILSPDRPGVREPLRVEALQERLSEVLQSYIRARHAAPGGRLLYAKMIQKLADLRSLNEEHSRQYRCLSFQPQHSMQLTPLLLEVFGNEIS